The following are encoded together in the Bacillus cereus group sp. RP43 genome:
- a CDS encoding MFS transporter gives MKKLLKDWKYPLLLLSGVGIANLGAWIYLIALNVLVYNMGGSALAVATLYVIKPFAALFTNAWSGSMIDRLNKRKLMIHLDIYRAVFIVILPLLPSLLIVYLLVFFISMASAIYEPTAMTYMTKLITVEQRQRFNSLRSLIGSGAFLIGPAVAGILLITGTPEFAIYMNAIAFLLSGLITLLLPDLDKKYDSNTSNDKFSLTVLKKDWNIVLNFSKKSMYIVCVYFLFQGMMVLATAIDSLELSFAKEVLLLTDSEYGFLVSTAGAGFILGAITNTILSKKLAPSFLIGIGSLFIAIGYLIYAFSSEFLIAAIGFFILSFSMAYANTGFYTFYQNNVPVHIMGRIGSIYGLVIAVITIFTTILFGVVTQFSSIQFIVIVGVVVMLLTTIILCLFTLLPSKSRIYSTESIDSK, from the coding sequence ATGAAAAAATTACTTAAAGATTGGAAATATCCTTTATTACTACTGTCCGGAGTGGGTATTGCAAATTTAGGTGCATGGATTTACTTAATAGCACTTAATGTACTTGTCTATAATATGGGTGGCTCAGCTTTAGCGGTTGCTACTTTATATGTAATTAAACCATTTGCTGCTTTATTTACAAACGCTTGGTCGGGAAGTATGATAGATCGTTTAAATAAACGAAAGTTAATGATTCACCTCGATATATACCGAGCAGTATTTATCGTCATTTTACCTTTGCTTCCATCCCTTTTGATTGTCTATCTCTTAGTATTTTTTATAAGCATGGCTAGTGCGATTTATGAACCAACCGCTATGACGTATATGACAAAATTAATTACAGTAGAACAAAGACAACGTTTCAACTCACTACGTAGTTTAATAGGGTCTGGTGCATTTTTAATTGGTCCAGCAGTGGCGGGGATATTATTAATAACTGGTACACCAGAGTTTGCTATATATATGAATGCTATAGCATTTCTGTTATCAGGGTTAATTACATTACTTTTACCTGATCTTGATAAAAAATACGATTCTAATACATCCAATGATAAATTTTCACTAACTGTATTAAAGAAAGATTGGAACATAGTTTTAAATTTTAGTAAAAAATCTATGTATATTGTTTGTGTTTACTTCTTATTTCAAGGGATGATGGTATTAGCTACCGCTATTGATTCACTTGAATTATCATTTGCGAAAGAAGTTTTATTGTTAACAGATAGTGAGTATGGCTTTTTAGTTAGTACCGCTGGTGCGGGTTTTATTTTAGGAGCAATAACAAATACAATTTTATCAAAAAAATTAGCACCTTCATTTCTAATTGGAATAGGATCATTATTCATTGCAATCGGATATTTGATTTATGCTTTTTCAAGTGAGTTTTTAATAGCTGCTATTGGATTCTTTATTCTATCTTTCTCTATGGCATATGCAAATACAGGGTTTTACACATTTTATCAAAATAATGTTCCTGTTCATATAATGGGACGGATTGGGAGTATATACGGGCTTGTTATTGCAGTCATAACAATTTTTACAACGATACTGTTCGGAGTAGTAACTCAATTTAGTTCCATTCAGTTTATAGTCATTGTAGGAGTAGTTGT